One region of Sulfuriroseicoccus oceanibius genomic DNA includes:
- a CDS encoding primase-helicase family protein: MLNITCFPDAPSAENPLLRILRAPMPASAELPERGSGSGSPDLTEEELEAIRRASYDKANTYYNGETQQFYVRVSGDRYQVRSERELRRFMEASGVVGKEAQNSDLVDIQLTHRVEYAHPLSGHDAGVVDLGNTKLLITNSPPRIVPQAGDWPTIHGFLRALFGAEDQVQVFKQWLKLGYELIHCGGGQKQSQLLCLIGAAGCGKSQLSRHIIGPVLGRSGSGVELYSNTDFNASVFALELLELDDVPIGRGLGGRDRFMAQTKEALVANSLFCNPKGVNGYQVSPKWRLVMMMNDDPELLEEFPLNVSGWDDKVIMHRCQDASQLLGSSTDEMARFDEAVRRELPAFIHHLVNWECDPCYRSSPGEGTRFGVDSYKHPALVREVFENSKEAQMEQLLIIAHRNRVVRDALKSDGQADPTASYWWNHSDFRSCMDHSDRERADRLVPDPQRFGTMMARLSRSSELQGRLERRHGNRRNEWEFTPNLVQGVLPETDPSTGS, encoded by the coding sequence ATGCTGAATATTACATGTTTTCCAGATGCTCCAAGCGCAGAGAACCCGTTGCTGAGAATTCTGCGCGCACCGATGCCTGCGTCCGCCGAGCTCCCGGAAAGGGGCTCTGGATCCGGTTCGCCCGATCTGACAGAGGAGGAGCTTGAGGCGATCCGCCGGGCATCCTATGACAAAGCGAATACCTATTACAATGGAGAGACCCAGCAGTTCTATGTTCGGGTCTCCGGCGATAGGTATCAAGTGCGCTCGGAGAGGGAGCTCAGGCGCTTTATGGAGGCCTCGGGAGTTGTCGGTAAGGAGGCTCAAAATAGCGATCTGGTGGATATCCAGCTGACGCATCGAGTTGAATATGCTCACCCATTGAGCGGGCATGATGCCGGAGTGGTGGACCTAGGGAATACCAAATTGCTGATCACTAATTCGCCGCCTCGGATCGTGCCTCAAGCGGGTGATTGGCCGACCATACATGGCTTTTTGCGCGCTCTCTTCGGTGCGGAGGATCAGGTTCAGGTCTTCAAGCAATGGCTGAAGCTTGGCTATGAGCTCATCCACTGTGGTGGTGGGCAGAAGCAGAGCCAGCTGTTGTGTTTGATTGGTGCCGCCGGCTGTGGGAAGTCCCAGTTGTCCCGACACATTATCGGGCCTGTTCTTGGCCGATCAGGCTCCGGAGTAGAGTTGTATTCCAACACCGATTTCAATGCTTCTGTGTTCGCCCTTGAGCTCCTCGAGTTGGACGACGTTCCAATCGGCCGGGGATTGGGAGGTCGCGATAGGTTCATGGCCCAGACCAAAGAGGCTTTGGTTGCCAACAGTCTTTTTTGCAACCCCAAGGGGGTGAATGGTTACCAGGTTTCCCCAAAGTGGCGGCTGGTCATGATGATGAATGATGACCCTGAGCTGCTTGAGGAATTCCCGCTCAATGTTTCTGGGTGGGATGACAAGGTGATCATGCATCGCTGCCAGGACGCCAGCCAGCTTCTCGGATCGTCAACTGATGAGATGGCGAGGTTTGATGAAGCGGTGAGGAGGGAGTTGCCAGCCTTCATTCATCATCTCGTTAACTGGGAGTGTGACCCATGCTATCGGAGTTCTCCGGGTGAAGGTACTCGCTTTGGGGTCGATTCCTATAAGCATCCCGCATTGGTGCGCGAAGTCTTCGAGAACAGCAAAGAGGCGCAGATGGAGCAGCTTCTGATCATCGCTCACAGAAACCGAGTGGTGAGAGATGCGCTGAAATCAGACGGGCAGGCAGATCCGACAGCAAGCTACTGGTGGAATCATTCCGACTTTCGCTCATGCATGGACCACTCTGACCGGGAAAGAGCCGATAGGCTGGTGCCAGATCCTCAACGGTTTGGCACGATGATGGCGAGGCTGAGTCGTTCATCCGAGTTGCAGGGGCGACTTGAGAGACGTCATGGCAACCGGCGGAACGAGTGGGAGTTTACCCCGAATCTAGTGCAGGGAGTCTTACCTGAGACGGACCCATCTACCGGAAGTTAG
- a CDS encoding DUF3320 domain-containing protein: MNTSLEITATVAKKVGFASHQNSVPLLLELDLENKGEEVMEDLVIVLKSDLGFLETKIWRVDRIEPGSRIRLPERDVKLNAGMLADLTEGVSGDVVIEVCKEDVDGEKVASESYPVELLAKTHWGGTASMPELLPAFCMPNDPAIDKVLKMASDTLRRAGKNDSINGYEDRSRSRVWEITSAIWSAVAGLQLSYSLPPASFETSGQKVRTPGAILEGRLATCLDSSMLFAAALEQASLNPLIVITEGHAFVGVWLQPQEFTQLTIEEAMAVRKRVELKEILVFETTLVTKSPTPPFSKAVKHAEAKLNDDEFHMAIDIRRARMRRIKPLGLASPIAKQAEHVEKQEISDALEEAPVLPPIDIEITTTAETPDDRITQWQRKLLDLTARNRLLHLPPNSKHIPLTCPAPGTLEDMLAAGKSIKISATPDLSAGGRDVELYGQQNNEDLTKQYALDALASREVLSPLPAKKLEASLIDLYRKANSDLAEGGANTLFLALGFLNWKKSAEDPRTYRAPLILYPVTLTRRSALSGVVMTSHEDEPRFNLTLLELLRQDFDLHIPGLDGDLPEDASGIDVEGIWNHVRVAVKDIAGFEVTTDTAIGTFSFAKYLMWKDLVDRREQLLENPVVKHLIERGQEGFEGNSEYPKEHELDEKVDPSSLFAPLPADSSQLAAVVASGQGSHFVLDGPPGTGKSQTIANMIVHNISQGRRVLFVAEKMAALEVVYRRLEERGLGDFCLEVHSNNTSKMEILQQLDRAWEVRGDLSQSKWDAETTRLRTLRDRLNKVSQCLHERHPNGMSVHQAIGIVARDHSSATPALKWHAGTVHDRDTFDQMREVARRLDLNLESFSACPADFSIITHKEWSNQWQESVLSHAQRLPQKAENLRGARDKVLASCNLKLEANDHEATSKLLDFIKTVLLTYEWDLNFAFSPDINKKSAAIDELIPLLDEYQRLLKNLSVPYSADAPAKVNIEQIESAWNEAQGKFLILALFAKKKVAKQLAQAGGCSGVPDVPSDLPHLRRLREIHLKVSGLDKLLNDVPGFNLLKSDTKQLAEALKLSTALRGKLSSLATEPDEYVDLSSATRRIVVDANMMLSPEGSISQATARLAQALEEYSIAFDQFTTLCGIANDEIPSFDALDQSCSAITDNEHKLKSWCTWQRVRQDALSLGLQPLIVAAENGSLPKGEVEPSFLAAYSKWFAAQSIDREPILRDFVAVEHMDSIDEFRKIDDEVARLSIEYTRTVLAGRLPSKTEVGKKDGYGILKHELQKKRRHKPLRQLASEMGSAFGYLAPCMLMSPLSIAQYLPADQELFDLVIFDEASQIAPWDAVGSIARGKQVIVAGDPKQMPPTNFFQRASGDSDFDGSVEDDMESILDECLAVGIPRHSLSWHYRSRHESLIAFSNHQYYGGNLITFPAAETRESAVTWRRVDGVYAKGKARTNQDEAKAIVAEVVRLLTDPEFVAADYSLGVITLNADQQRLIEDLLDDARRKQPEIEPFFSPDRTEPVVVKNLETVQGDERDFILLSIGYGPTEPGSPTMSMNFGPLNRDGGERRLNVALTRSRREMKVFTSFDPSMIDLNRTSARAVKDLKHFLEFAERGPRALAEAVKGSVGGYDSPFEEAVARRLEEKGWQIVPQVGVSRFRIDLGIVHPDRPGDFLVGVECDGATYHSAATARDRDKVRASVLEGLGWKLLRVWSTDWFVNQEAEIERLDTAIRELLEADKLKTESKILEFRDTNAFDTTDTEQPEELLPLKKIACNAVDTIPAEESPVTTKTTTPQESQTIARPVEYVVTDFAAFESKLDPELFHDELYTPVLKELIEHTLKTEAPIADDLLVNRIARVHGFKRSGRLIRERIFSIVDEHFHTSSDGDSSSFIWIDEASKASLSSPRVPVCEDSTRKIEHIAPEEILLASKHIQGDDQAYEISRLFGVRRLSSNGRECIERALSSN; the protein is encoded by the coding sequence ATGAACACGTCCTTGGAAATCACAGCCACCGTTGCTAAAAAAGTCGGCTTTGCCTCGCACCAGAACTCCGTCCCCCTTCTGTTGGAACTCGACCTTGAAAACAAGGGGGAAGAGGTCATGGAGGATCTGGTGATCGTGCTCAAGAGCGACCTTGGATTTCTAGAGACCAAGATCTGGCGCGTCGATCGGATCGAGCCCGGTTCGAGGATCCGGTTACCTGAAAGAGATGTCAAACTGAATGCCGGGATGCTGGCGGACTTGACCGAAGGCGTCAGCGGGGATGTTGTCATCGAGGTATGTAAGGAGGATGTCGATGGAGAAAAGGTAGCGAGTGAATCCTACCCTGTGGAGTTGCTGGCAAAGACCCATTGGGGCGGCACCGCGTCGATGCCCGAGTTGCTTCCCGCATTCTGCATGCCGAACGATCCAGCCATCGACAAAGTCTTGAAGATGGCCAGCGACACCCTGCGCCGGGCAGGCAAGAACGACTCCATCAACGGCTATGAGGACCGCTCACGCAGCAGGGTTTGGGAAATCACCTCGGCAATATGGTCCGCTGTGGCTGGACTCCAACTAAGCTACTCCCTGCCCCCCGCGAGCTTCGAGACATCAGGACAAAAGGTCCGCACCCCGGGAGCCATACTCGAAGGTCGTCTGGCCACCTGCTTGGACAGTTCCATGCTGTTCGCAGCTGCTCTGGAACAGGCCAGCCTCAATCCCCTCATCGTGATCACGGAAGGGCATGCCTTTGTTGGTGTCTGGTTGCAACCTCAGGAGTTCACCCAACTGACCATCGAGGAGGCCATGGCTGTGCGAAAGCGAGTCGAGTTGAAGGAGATCCTGGTATTTGAGACCACGCTGGTAACCAAGTCGCCCACACCGCCCTTCAGTAAGGCGGTCAAACATGCCGAAGCGAAGCTTAACGATGACGAGTTCCACATGGCGATTGATATTCGTCGCGCCCGCATGCGCCGTATCAAGCCGCTTGGGTTAGCGTCACCAATTGCCAAGCAAGCGGAGCACGTTGAGAAGCAAGAGATTTCAGATGCTTTGGAAGAAGCGCCAGTCCTGCCGCCGATCGATATTGAAATCACCACCACTGCGGAAACTCCAGACGACCGCATTACTCAATGGCAGCGCAAGCTACTTGATCTCACAGCAAGAAACCGATTGCTGCATCTCCCGCCGAACAGCAAACACATCCCTTTGACCTGCCCAGCCCCCGGCACCTTGGAGGATATGCTTGCAGCAGGCAAATCAATCAAAATCTCAGCCACGCCTGACCTGTCCGCAGGAGGTCGCGACGTCGAACTCTACGGCCAGCAAAACAACGAAGATCTGACCAAGCAATACGCCTTGGATGCTTTGGCTTCCAGAGAAGTACTTTCCCCACTGCCCGCGAAGAAGCTTGAGGCGTCGTTGATCGATCTCTACCGAAAGGCAAATTCCGACCTTGCTGAAGGTGGAGCCAACACACTTTTCCTCGCACTGGGCTTCCTCAACTGGAAGAAAAGCGCAGAAGACCCACGCACCTATCGCGCCCCACTCATCCTTTACCCAGTCACCCTGACGCGTAGAAGTGCACTCTCCGGAGTGGTGATGACCAGCCATGAGGACGAGCCCCGCTTCAACCTCACCTTACTGGAGCTATTGCGCCAAGACTTCGACCTTCACATCCCGGGCTTGGACGGCGACCTCCCCGAAGACGCGAGCGGCATCGATGTGGAAGGTATCTGGAATCATGTCCGGGTTGCAGTGAAGGACATCGCCGGATTTGAGGTCACCACCGATACGGCCATAGGCACCTTCTCATTCGCCAAATACCTCATGTGGAAAGACCTGGTGGATCGCCGGGAGCAACTCCTCGAGAATCCTGTGGTCAAGCACTTGATCGAGCGTGGCCAAGAGGGGTTTGAAGGCAACAGTGAATATCCAAAGGAACATGAACTGGATGAGAAAGTAGACCCATCATCCTTGTTCGCCCCGTTGCCCGCAGATTCCTCCCAGTTAGCCGCCGTGGTTGCTTCGGGTCAAGGCTCTCACTTCGTGTTGGACGGCCCCCCAGGCACAGGCAAATCACAAACGATCGCCAACATGATCGTTCACAACATTTCTCAGGGCCGTCGTGTTCTCTTCGTCGCGGAAAAGATGGCGGCATTGGAAGTGGTATACCGTCGACTCGAAGAGAGAGGGCTGGGCGATTTCTGTCTTGAGGTGCATTCGAACAACACCTCCAAAATGGAGATCCTGCAGCAACTTGACCGAGCATGGGAAGTACGCGGAGACCTGAGCCAATCCAAATGGGACGCAGAAACCACGCGCCTGCGCACTTTACGTGACCGACTCAACAAAGTCAGCCAGTGTCTCCATGAGCGGCATCCCAATGGAATGAGCGTCCATCAAGCCATCGGTATCGTTGCCAGAGACCATTCCAGTGCCACACCTGCACTCAAGTGGCATGCCGGGACTGTTCACGACCGTGACACATTCGATCAGATGCGTGAGGTTGCCAGAAGACTTGACCTCAACCTGGAATCATTCTCTGCGTGCCCTGCGGATTTCTCGATCATCACGCATAAGGAATGGTCCAACCAGTGGCAGGAGTCTGTACTCAGTCACGCCCAACGCCTGCCCCAAAAAGCCGAAAATCTGCGCGGTGCCAGGGACAAGGTACTGGCGAGCTGCAACCTCAAGTTGGAAGCGAACGACCACGAAGCTACCAGTAAGCTATTGGACTTCATCAAAACCGTCCTGCTCACTTATGAATGGGATCTCAATTTTGCATTCAGCCCGGACATCAACAAGAAGTCTGCTGCAATTGATGAGTTGATTCCTCTGCTGGATGAATACCAGAGGCTACTAAAGAACCTCTCTGTCCCCTATTCCGCGGATGCGCCAGCCAAAGTAAACATCGAGCAGATCGAGAGCGCATGGAACGAGGCGCAGGGCAAATTCCTGATCCTTGCCCTATTCGCGAAGAAGAAGGTGGCAAAGCAACTAGCCCAAGCCGGAGGCTGTAGTGGTGTACCCGATGTTCCATCCGATCTCCCACACCTCAGACGATTGAGGGAGATACACCTGAAAGTCAGTGGGCTGGATAAGCTGCTGAATGACGTACCAGGGTTCAACCTCCTCAAGTCAGATACCAAGCAATTGGCAGAAGCCCTGAAATTGAGCACCGCGCTCCGGGGCAAACTCTCCTCACTGGCTACCGAGCCTGATGAGTACGTCGACTTGTCATCTGCTACGCGCAGGATCGTCGTGGATGCCAATATGATGCTCTCACCAGAAGGCAGCATCAGCCAAGCGACAGCCCGACTGGCTCAAGCATTAGAAGAATACAGCATCGCTTTTGACCAATTCACCACCTTGTGTGGGATAGCCAATGACGAGATTCCCTCCTTCGATGCATTGGATCAAAGCTGTAGCGCCATCACGGACAACGAACACAAGCTCAAGTCATGGTGTACTTGGCAAAGGGTCCGTCAAGATGCGCTCTCACTTGGCCTGCAACCCCTCATAGTTGCGGCGGAGAACGGCAGCTTGCCGAAAGGTGAGGTCGAGCCGTCCTTCCTGGCAGCCTATAGCAAATGGTTTGCCGCCCAATCAATCGATCGCGAGCCCATCCTGCGTGACTTCGTTGCCGTCGAGCACATGGACAGCATCGATGAATTCCGCAAGATCGACGATGAGGTCGCTCGCCTTAGCATAGAGTACACCCGCACCGTGCTCGCTGGACGCCTCCCGTCCAAAACAGAAGTCGGCAAAAAGGACGGCTACGGCATCTTGAAGCATGAACTGCAGAAAAAGCGCCGCCACAAACCTCTCCGCCAGCTGGCATCTGAAATGGGTAGTGCTTTCGGCTATCTGGCACCATGCATGCTCATGAGCCCGCTTTCGATCGCCCAGTACCTGCCTGCCGACCAAGAGTTGTTCGATCTGGTGATCTTCGACGAAGCCTCCCAGATTGCACCGTGGGATGCGGTGGGTTCGATCGCCCGGGGAAAACAAGTGATCGTAGCGGGTGATCCAAAACAAATGCCCCCCACCAACTTCTTCCAACGCGCCAGTGGCGATAGCGACTTCGACGGCAGTGTTGAGGACGACATGGAGAGCATCCTCGATGAATGTCTGGCTGTCGGGATTCCACGCCATAGCCTGTCCTGGCACTACCGAAGCCGTCACGAGAGCCTGATCGCATTTTCCAACCACCAATACTACGGCGGCAACTTGATCACTTTCCCCGCCGCAGAGACACGTGAGAGTGCTGTCACATGGAGACGCGTCGATGGTGTCTATGCAAAGGGCAAGGCTCGAACCAACCAGGACGAAGCCAAGGCCATCGTGGCTGAAGTGGTTCGCCTACTGACCGATCCAGAGTTTGTTGCCGCAGATTATTCGCTCGGTGTCATCACCTTGAATGCCGACCAGCAGCGACTGATCGAAGACCTCTTGGATGATGCCAGACGAAAGCAACCCGAAATAGAACCGTTCTTCAGCCCGGACCGCACCGAGCCAGTCGTGGTGAAGAACCTGGAAACCGTACAGGGTGACGAGAGGGACTTCATTCTCCTGAGTATCGGCTATGGTCCGACCGAGCCAGGATCGCCGACCATGTCGATGAATTTCGGTCCACTAAACCGGGACGGTGGCGAACGCCGACTCAACGTCGCACTCACGCGATCACGCCGCGAAATGAAGGTTTTCACCTCGTTCGACCCCTCAATGATCGACCTGAACCGTACCAGTGCACGCGCAGTCAAGGACCTGAAACACTTCCTGGAGTTTGCTGAACGCGGCCCTCGTGCCCTGGCCGAGGCGGTAAAAGGCTCAGTCGGCGGATATGATTCCCCATTCGAAGAAGCCGTTGCCCGACGCTTGGAAGAGAAGGGTTGGCAAATCGTCCCTCAGGTCGGAGTCTCCCGCTTCCGGATCGACTTGGGCATCGTGCATCCTGATCGCCCGGGAGATTTCTTGGTGGGCGTCGAATGCGACGGAGCTACCTACCACAGCGCGGCTACTGCTCGAGACAGGGATAAAGTGAGGGCCTCTGTTCTCGAAGGGCTCGGTTGGAAGCTACTGCGTGTGTGGTCAACCGATTGGTTCGTCAACCAGGAAGCCGAGATAGAACGTCTCGACACGGCTATCCGTGAGTTACTCGAAGCGGACAAGCTGAAAACTGAATCCAAGATCTTGGAGTTCAGGGATACCAACGCTTTCGATACTACTGATACCGAGCAGCCGGAGGAGCTCCTTCCACTGAAGAAAATCGCCTGCAATGCGGTGGATACCATCCCTGCAGAAGAGAGCCCGGTCACTACGAAAACCACCACTCCCCAAGAATCACAGACAATCGCCAGACCGGTGGAATACGTAGTAACGGACTTCGCTGCCTTTGAAAGCAAACTCGACCCCGAGCTTTTTCACGATGAACTCTACACACCAGTTCTGAAAGAGCTCATCGAGCACACCTTGAAGACAGAGGCTCCAATTGCCGACGACCTTTTGGTCAATCGTATCGCCCGGGTTCATGGATTCAAACGATCCGGACGACTGATCAGGGAGAGAATTTTTTCAATTGTGGACGAGCACTTCCATACCAGCTCGGATGGAGATTCAAGTTCCTTCATTTGGATAGACGAGGCATCGAAAGCCTCTCTATCTTCACCCCGTGTCCCTGTCTGCGAGGACAGCACCCGCAAAATCGAACATATCGCCCCTGAAGAAATCCTCTTGGCCTCGAAGCACATCCAAGGCGATGACCAGGCTTATGAAATCTCAAGACTCTTTGGGGTCAGACGGCTTTCCTCAAATGGACGTGAGTGCATCGAACGCGCCCTCTCCTCCAATTAG
- a CDS encoding type I restriction endonuclease subunit R, with amino-acid sequence MHDIHKEISFEDEICAHLSKHGWLYAKGDAQHYDRERALFPADLVAWVKESQPKAWEALVKNHGSQAETTLLTRVRDQLNQRGSLDVLRNGVELLGLRQALRLAQFKPAFALNPEIQSRYEANRLRVVRQVHYSLYNENSIDLVLFLNGLPIATAELKTDFTQCVGDAIDQYRYDRNPKPKGQNPEPLLSFPSGALVHFAVSNREVHMTTKLVGGNTFFLPFNLGNNGGAGNPLNPNGHSTSYLWEQVWQREGWLEILGRYLISEKDKKGKINKVIFPRYHQLDATRKLQQAVVADGPGTKYLVQHSAGSGKTNSIAWTAHFFSELHDAKDEKVFDSVIVVSDRNVIDSQLQDALFNFQRKTGVVARIDGKTGSKSAALAEALSGDKKIVVCTIQTFPFALEKVRELAATEGKRFAVIADEAHSSQTGEAAAKLKAVLSPEELEEINDGGEISAEDILAAQMTARADDQGVTFVAFTATPKGKTLEIFGTRPDPSRKPAEDNVPRPFHVYSMRQAIEEGFILDVLKNYTNYKLAFKLSHQGKDYDDTQVEKSTAMKGIMGWVRLHPYNISQKVEIIVEHYRQNVTKLLDGKAKAMVVVGSRKEAVRWSLAINQYIKEKGYGYGTLVAFSGKVSDPESGPDEFTETSETLNSGLHGRDIREAFKDEAFHILLVANKFQTGFDQPLLCAMYVDKRLSGIQAVQTLSRLNRCHPGKDTTYVVDFANEAEDILKSFQVYYETAELETTTDPNLVYNLRAKLDGAGFYDDNEVDRVVNIELRYDATQAMLFKAIEPVADRLLKRFKAATAAYTQAKEKGDDSGAKAAKEEMDCLTLFKADLGAFLRLYTFLSQIFDYGNTDIEKRAIFYKHLVRLLDFGRERDGIDLSKVKLTHHKLNKQKNSDTTLGEGKGEYLKPITESGSGSIQEKQKVQMSAIIEQLNELFGTETTDDDQLIYVNNVILGKLLESDKLRTQAQSNSKEQFASSPDLMPALQDAIIEALDAHSTMSTKALNSKDTLHGILRVLLNHANLWEKLRGDGDGE; translated from the coding sequence ATGCACGACATCCACAAGGAAATCAGCTTCGAAGACGAGATCTGCGCCCACCTTTCCAAGCACGGCTGGCTCTACGCCAAGGGCGATGCCCAGCACTATGACCGGGAGCGGGCGCTTTTCCCGGCCGACCTCGTGGCGTGGGTGAAGGAGTCGCAGCCGAAGGCATGGGAGGCGCTGGTGAAGAACCACGGCAGCCAGGCGGAAACCACGCTGCTCACCCGTGTGCGCGACCAACTCAACCAACGCGGTTCGCTGGATGTTCTGCGCAATGGAGTGGAACTGCTCGGGCTCAGACAGGCGCTGCGCCTCGCTCAGTTCAAACCGGCCTTCGCGCTCAACCCGGAGATCCAAAGCCGCTATGAGGCGAACCGTTTGCGCGTGGTGCGCCAAGTTCATTACTCGCTCTACAACGAGAACTCGATCGATCTCGTGCTCTTCCTCAATGGGCTGCCCATTGCCACAGCTGAACTAAAGACGGACTTCACTCAATGCGTGGGCGATGCCATCGACCAATACCGCTACGACCGGAACCCCAAACCCAAGGGGCAGAACCCGGAGCCTCTGCTCTCGTTCCCATCGGGAGCCTTGGTTCACTTTGCCGTGAGTAACCGCGAGGTCCACATGACCACCAAGTTAGTGGGAGGTAACACCTTCTTCCTCCCCTTCAACCTGGGGAACAACGGAGGCGCTGGGAATCCGCTCAACCCGAACGGACACTCCACCAGTTACCTCTGGGAACAGGTGTGGCAACGCGAGGGATGGCTGGAGATTCTTGGTCGTTACCTCATCAGCGAGAAGGACAAGAAAGGTAAGATCAACAAGGTCATCTTCCCTCGTTATCATCAGCTCGATGCCACCCGCAAACTGCAACAGGCGGTGGTAGCGGACGGCCCCGGCACCAAGTACCTGGTCCAGCACTCGGCAGGATCGGGTAAGACGAACTCGATCGCATGGACGGCGCACTTTTTCTCCGAGCTGCACGATGCCAAGGATGAGAAGGTGTTCGACAGTGTGATCGTGGTCTCCGACCGCAATGTGATCGATTCCCAGCTGCAGGACGCTTTATTCAACTTCCAGCGCAAGACCGGCGTGGTCGCCCGCATTGACGGCAAGACCGGGAGCAAGAGTGCCGCATTGGCCGAGGCTCTCTCAGGGGACAAGAAGATCGTGGTTTGTACGATCCAGACCTTCCCGTTCGCCTTGGAAAAGGTGCGTGAGCTGGCTGCTACGGAAGGCAAGCGCTTCGCAGTGATCGCGGACGAAGCCCATAGTTCGCAAACCGGTGAGGCCGCAGCCAAGCTCAAGGCGGTGCTCAGCCCGGAAGAGCTGGAGGAAATCAACGACGGGGGCGAAATCAGCGCGGAGGACATTCTTGCCGCACAAATGACTGCCCGCGCCGATGACCAAGGAGTGACCTTTGTCGCCTTTACCGCCACCCCTAAGGGCAAAACTCTGGAGATCTTTGGCACCCGCCCGGATCCGAGCCGCAAGCCTGCGGAGGACAACGTGCCGCGGCCATTCCACGTCTACTCGATGCGTCAGGCCATTGAGGAGGGATTCATCCTCGACGTGCTGAAGAACTACACCAACTACAAGCTGGCATTCAAACTCTCCCACCAAGGCAAGGACTACGATGACACCCAGGTGGAGAAGTCCACCGCCATGAAGGGCATCATGGGCTGGGTCCGCCTGCACCCGTACAACATCTCCCAAAAGGTGGAAATCATCGTCGAGCACTACCGCCAGAACGTCACCAAGCTGCTCGATGGCAAGGCCAAGGCCATGGTCGTGGTGGGCAGCCGCAAGGAGGCGGTGCGCTGGTCGCTGGCGATCAACCAATACATCAAGGAGAAGGGCTACGGCTATGGCACCCTTGTCGCCTTCTCCGGCAAAGTCAGCGACCCTGAATCCGGCCCGGATGAGTTCACCGAAACCTCGGAGACGCTCAATTCCGGTCTGCACGGACGTGACATCCGCGAAGCCTTCAAGGACGAGGCATTCCACATCCTTCTGGTGGCAAACAAATTCCAGACCGGCTTCGACCAACCGCTGCTCTGCGCGATGTATGTGGACAAACGCCTTTCCGGGATCCAGGCCGTCCAGACCTTGTCGCGACTGAACCGCTGCCACCCGGGCAAAGACACCACCTATGTGGTCGACTTTGCCAACGAAGCCGAGGACATCCTCAAGTCGTTCCAGGTCTATTACGAGACAGCCGAGCTGGAAACCACCACGGATCCAAACTTGGTCTACAACCTCCGCGCCAAGCTCGACGGTGCAGGCTTCTACGATGACAACGAAGTCGATCGCGTGGTCAACATCGAGCTGCGCTACGACGCGACGCAGGCCATGCTTTTCAAAGCGATTGAGCCTGTCGCAGACCGCCTGCTCAAGCGATTCAAAGCCGCCACAGCCGCCTACACGCAGGCCAAGGAAAAGGGCGATGATTCTGGAGCCAAAGCAGCCAAGGAAGAGATGGATTGCCTGACCCTCTTCAAGGCCGACCTCGGTGCCTTCCTGCGCCTCTACACCTTCCTCTCGCAGATCTTCGACTACGGCAACACCGACATCGAGAAGCGCGCCATTTTCTACAAGCATCTGGTACGCCTGCTGGACTTCGGCCGCGAGCGCGATGGCATTGACCTGTCCAAGGTGAAGCTGACCCACCACAAGCTCAACAAGCAGAAGAACTCCGACACCACTCTTGGTGAGGGCAAAGGAGAGTACCTCAAGCCGATCACCGAATCGGGCAGCGGATCCATCCAGGAGAAGCAGAAGGTACAAATGAGTGCCATCATCGAGCAGCTCAATGAGCTCTTCGGCACGGAGACCACGGACGATGACCAGCTGATCTATGTCAACAACGTCATCCTCGGCAAGCTGCTCGAATCCGACAAGCTCCGCACCCAGGCCCAAAGCAACAGCAAAGAGCAGTTCGCCAGCTCCCCGGACCTCATGCCAGCACTGCAGGACGCCATTATCGAGGCTCTGGACGCCCATAGCACAATGAGCACCAAAGCCCTCAACTCAAAGGACACCTTACACGGCATCCTGCGCGTCCTACTCAACCACGCCAACCTGTGGGAGAAACTCCGAGGCGATGGGGACGGGGAGTAG